A genomic segment from Comamonas terrigena NBRC 13299 encodes:
- the dacB gene encoding D-alanyl-D-alanine carboxypeptidase/D-alanyl-D-alanine endopeptidase, which yields MRISDPGRGVRAMCRLTAAGALAVLPVLAVAQAAAPSSPVVAPPATSARAMALPAVVDAALQRAKIPREAVSFYVAEAEGRSSPRLVWREREAMNPASVMKLVTTYAALDLLGPAYVWRTPVYLDGSIGNGSLQGHLYLQGRGDPKLVMERLWLLLRRLQGMGVKSIAGDIVLDRSAFALPAHDAAAFDGEPFRPYNVAPDALLLNYKSAVMTLVPDARAGVARVQWEPPLAGVQQQATVPLAPVGTDCGDWRSALQGDWADPARMGFAGQYPASCGDKVWSIAPADPQQFAARAVEGMWRELGGKLGGVVREGRVPAGLSPAFVAESPALGEVVRDINKYSNNVMTQQVFLTLGLEQAGVGSMQTANEAVARWWSSRWGVAERPVVDNGAGLSRESRISAHALGRMLQSAWLSPVMPEFVASLPIAGVDGTLRRSKAQASAHLKTGSLRDSNALAGYVDGVSGKRYVLVAFVNHANAGAARPALDALVDWVARDSGAVTAAAPR from the coding sequence ATGCGAATTTCTGACCCTGGGCGCGGTGTCCGCGCCATGTGCCGGCTGACCGCCGCCGGTGCGCTGGCCGTCCTGCCGGTGCTGGCCGTGGCGCAGGCGGCGGCGCCTTCCTCCCCGGTGGTTGCACCGCCGGCGACTTCTGCCCGTGCCATGGCCCTGCCAGCCGTGGTCGACGCGGCACTGCAGCGCGCCAAGATCCCGCGCGAGGCGGTGTCCTTCTATGTGGCCGAGGCCGAAGGCCGCAGCAGCCCGCGCCTGGTCTGGCGCGAGCGCGAAGCCATGAACCCGGCGTCGGTGATGAAGCTGGTCACCACCTATGCGGCACTGGACCTGCTGGGGCCGGCCTATGTCTGGCGCACCCCGGTGTACCTGGACGGCAGTATCGGCAACGGCAGCCTGCAAGGCCATCTCTACCTGCAGGGCCGGGGCGACCCCAAGCTGGTGATGGAGCGGCTGTGGCTGCTGCTGCGCCGCCTGCAGGGCATGGGGGTGAAGTCGATTGCGGGGGACATCGTTCTGGACCGCAGCGCCTTTGCCCTGCCGGCCCACGATGCGGCCGCCTTCGATGGCGAACCTTTCCGGCCCTACAACGTGGCGCCCGATGCATTGCTGCTGAACTACAAATCCGCCGTGATGACGCTGGTGCCCGATGCCCGGGCCGGTGTGGCCCGCGTGCAGTGGGAGCCTCCGCTGGCGGGCGTGCAGCAGCAGGCCACCGTGCCGCTGGCGCCGGTGGGCACCGACTGCGGGGATTGGCGCAGCGCGCTGCAAGGCGACTGGGCCGATCCGGCGCGCATGGGCTTTGCGGGCCAGTACCCGGCCAGCTGCGGCGACAAGGTGTGGTCCATTGCCCCGGCCGATCCGCAGCAGTTCGCGGCCCGGGCGGTGGAAGGCATGTGGCGCGAGCTGGGCGGCAAGCTCGGCGGCGTGGTGCGCGAAGGCCGTGTGCCCGCCGGTCTCAGCCCGGCCTTTGTGGCCGAATCGCCTGCGCTGGGCGAGGTGGTGCGCGACATCAACAAATACAGCAACAACGTGATGACTCAGCAGGTGTTCCTGACGCTGGGGCTGGAGCAGGCCGGCGTGGGCAGCATGCAGACCGCCAACGAGGCCGTGGCCCGCTGGTGGAGCAGCCGCTGGGGTGTGGCCGAGCGGCCGGTGGTGGACAACGGTGCCGGCCTGAGCCGGGAGTCGCGCATCAGCGCCCACGCGCTGGGCCGCATGCTGCAGAGTGCCTGGCTGTCGCCGGTGATGCCGGAGTTCGTGGCCTCGCTGCCCATTGCCGGCGTGGACGGGACGCTGCGCCGCAGCAAGGCCCAGGCCTCCGCCCACCTGAAGACCGGTTCGCTGCGCGACAGCAATGCGCTGGCCGGCTATGTGGATGGGGTCAGCGGCAAGCGCTATGTGCTGGTGGCCTTCGTCAACCACGCCAATGCCGGTGCCGCCCGCCCGGCGCTGGACGCGCTGGTGGACTGGGTGGCACGGGACAGTGGCGCCGTCACGGCGGCCGCGCCGCGCTGA
- the tsaB gene encoding tRNA (adenosine(37)-N6)-threonylcarbamoyltransferase complex dimerization subunit type 1 TsaB, which produces MKLLAFDTSTDQLSIAIQHGERIWQHQGAGGAQSSSTLIPAVQQGMQALGLRYDELDAIAFGRGPGSFTGLRTSCAIAQGLALGAGLRLLPIDTLLAMAEEARLQHGCTDLLAVLDARMHEVYHAGYHYADGRWSETRELGLCAPEALSVPAGLPVVGNAHAAYPEQLAPGAPHLHALPTAAALLRLAPQCIADGGLVDAIDALPRYIRDKVAKTTAEREAEKLAAAQPSAPAA; this is translated from the coding sequence ATGAAACTGCTTGCCTTTGATACCAGCACGGACCAGCTGTCCATCGCCATCCAGCATGGCGAGCGCATCTGGCAGCACCAGGGTGCGGGTGGCGCACAGTCGTCGTCCACGCTGATTCCCGCCGTCCAGCAAGGCATGCAGGCCCTGGGCCTGCGCTATGACGAGCTGGACGCCATTGCCTTCGGCCGCGGTCCTGGCTCGTTCACCGGCCTGCGCACCTCCTGCGCCATCGCCCAGGGCCTGGCCCTGGGGGCCGGGCTGCGGCTGCTGCCTATCGACACCCTGCTGGCCATGGCCGAAGAGGCACGCCTGCAGCACGGCTGCACCGACCTGCTGGCCGTGCTGGACGCGCGCATGCACGAGGTCTACCACGCCGGCTACCACTACGCCGACGGCCGCTGGAGCGAAACCCGGGAACTGGGCCTGTGCGCGCCCGAGGCGCTGTCCGTGCCTGCGGGCCTGCCCGTGGTGGGCAATGCCCACGCCGCCTACCCCGAACAGCTGGCACCCGGCGCCCCCCACCTGCACGCCCTGCCCACGGCCGCCGCCCTGCTGCGCCTGGCCCCCCAGTGCATCGCCGACGGCGGGCTGGTGGATGCCATCGATGCGCTGCCGCGCTACATCCGCGATAAAGTGGCCAAAACCACGGCCGAACGCGAAGCCGAAAAGCTGGCCGCCGCCCAGCCCTCCGCGCCTGCTGCATGA
- the rimI gene encoding ribosomal protein S18-alanine N-acetyltransferase, which yields MSSTLSPAPLLIPLQPEWLDRVVAVEAAAYTHPWTPGNFRDALASGYQAQMLVQGDRLLGYYVAMQVLDEVHLLNIAVAPDAQGQGCARLLLETLDHWSRLQSAKWLWLEVRASNTRARAIYERHGYRQVGERKRYYPVHHGERETAIIMSMPLYGPEP from the coding sequence ATGAGCTCCACGCTGTCTCCCGCACCGCTGCTGATCCCGCTCCAGCCTGAATGGCTGGACCGCGTCGTGGCCGTGGAGGCAGCGGCCTACACCCACCCCTGGACGCCAGGCAACTTCCGCGACGCACTGGCCTCGGGCTACCAGGCCCAGATGCTGGTACAGGGCGATCGGCTGCTGGGCTATTACGTGGCCATGCAGGTGCTCGACGAGGTGCATCTGCTGAACATCGCCGTCGCCCCCGACGCCCAGGGCCAGGGCTGCGCCCGGCTGCTGCTGGAGACACTGGACCACTGGTCCCGCCTGCAAAGCGCCAAATGGCTCTGGCTGGAGGTGCGCGCCAGCAACACCCGCGCCCGCGCCATCTACGAACGCCATGGCTACCGCCAGGTGGGCGAGCGCAAGCGTTACTATCCCGTGCACCACGGCGAGCGCGAGACCGCCATCATCATGAGCATGCCCCTCTATGGCCCTGAACCTTGA
- a CDS encoding uracil-DNA glycosylase family protein: MALNLDARQRAMLQDMGITFWGPSAPPAAVPAVAAAAPAEASALPAAVATPAAPTAVAAPQPPTAASATATAPATATAAAPDPQPEHAAPAQPAADAASSATQAASTDAAPAHATPVYRAPAAASAPWFMAPLVHAYAESAAPDAPDAGWLVLVECADPADPWAGDAGALLNNMLRALRLQQHPQVRIAPLTRQAPGSAAGHPGLEPLAPALQTALATHRPARVLVLGLHAARAVLQRSEALGPLRAELHQLHGIPGVVSYDPAYLLRAPHAKPGAWADLCRAHALQPPAH; encoded by the coding sequence ATGGCCCTGAACCTTGACGCCCGCCAGCGCGCCATGTTGCAAGACATGGGCATCACCTTCTGGGGCCCCAGTGCGCCGCCGGCCGCCGTGCCTGCGGTCGCAGCAGCAGCCCCAGCCGAAGCCTCTGCCCTCCCGGCTGCCGTAGCGACGCCAGCGGCCCCTACGGCGGTGGCGGCTCCGCAGCCGCCCACCGCTGCCAGCGCAACGGCCACGGCACCGGCAACTGCAACGGCCGCTGCGCCCGACCCACAGCCCGAGCACGCCGCACCGGCCCAGCCCGCAGCGGATGCAGCCTCCTCTGCAACGCAGGCTGCATCAACCGACGCAGCGCCCGCCCATGCCACGCCGGTCTACCGCGCCCCGGCTGCGGCCAGTGCACCCTGGTTCATGGCCCCGCTGGTGCATGCCTATGCCGAATCGGCCGCCCCCGATGCGCCCGACGCCGGCTGGCTGGTGCTGGTCGAATGTGCCGATCCGGCCGACCCCTGGGCCGGCGATGCCGGCGCACTGCTGAACAACATGCTGCGCGCACTGCGCCTGCAGCAGCACCCCCAGGTGCGCATTGCGCCCCTGACGCGCCAGGCGCCGGGCAGCGCCGCCGGCCACCCCGGGCTGGAGCCGCTGGCCCCGGCGCTGCAGACCGCCCTGGCCACCCACCGCCCGGCGCGCGTGCTGGTGCTGGGCCTGCATGCGGCCCGCGCCGTGCTGCAGCGCAGCGAAGCCCTGGGCCCGCTGCGTGCCGAACTGCACCAGCTGCACGGCATCCCCGGCGTGGTCAGCTACGACCCCGCCTACCTGCTGCGCGCCCCGCACGCCAAACCCGGCGCCTGGGCCGACCTGTGCCGCGCCCACGCGCTGCAACCGCCCGCGCACTGA
- the corA gene encoding magnesium/cobalt transporter CorA has product MLNIFTLSNGRLVQVEIESLEELTQFQPIWVDLESPTVDEKRWVKQHYGLSIPEDATDEDIEESARFYEEDNGELHIRSDFLVDDEDDPRSVRVAFILNQHNTELNSCGVLFSIHEEDIPVFRLLRLRARRAPGLIEEAKEVLLKLFDADAEYSADTLEGIYDDLKQVSAQVLEGNMTDDHAQGVLSDIARQEDLNGRIRRNMLDTRRAVSFMMRSKMLNAEQFEDARQILRDIESLDSHTAFLFDKINFLMDATVGFLNINQNKIIKIFSVASVALLPPTLIASVYGMNFKFMPELEWEFGYGYVVGLMILSAVGPMLYFRKRGWLK; this is encoded by the coding sequence ATGCTCAACATCTTTACGCTGTCCAATGGACGGCTGGTTCAAGTCGAAATCGAATCGCTGGAAGAGCTCACGCAGTTCCAGCCGATCTGGGTGGACCTGGAGTCGCCCACGGTCGATGAAAAGCGCTGGGTCAAGCAGCACTACGGCCTGTCGATCCCCGAAGACGCCACCGACGAAGACATCGAAGAATCCGCCCGCTTCTACGAAGAAGACAACGGCGAACTGCACATCCGCAGCGACTTTCTGGTGGACGACGAAGACGACCCGCGCAGCGTGCGCGTGGCCTTCATCCTGAACCAGCACAATACCGAGCTCAACAGCTGCGGCGTGCTGTTTTCCATCCACGAGGAAGACATCCCCGTCTTCCGCCTGCTGCGCCTGCGCGCCCGCCGCGCGCCGGGGCTGATCGAAGAGGCCAAGGAAGTGCTGCTCAAGCTCTTCGATGCCGATGCCGAATACTCCGCCGACACGCTGGAAGGCATTTACGACGACCTCAAGCAGGTCAGCGCCCAGGTGCTGGAAGGCAATATGACCGACGACCACGCCCAGGGCGTGCTGTCCGACATTGCCCGCCAGGAAGACCTGAACGGCCGCATCCGCCGCAACATGCTGGACACGCGCCGTGCGGTGAGCTTCATGATGCGCTCCAAGATGCTCAATGCCGAGCAGTTCGAAGACGCGCGCCAGATCCTGCGCGACATTGAATCGCTGGACAGCCACACCGCCTTCCTGTTCGACAAGATCAACTTCCTGATGGACGCCACGGTCGGTTTCCTGAACATCAACCAGAACAAGATCATCAAGATCTTCTCGGTGGCCAGCGTGGCCCTGCTGCCTCCCACGCTGATTGCCAGCGTGTACGGCATGAACTTCAAGTTCATGCCCGAGCTGGAGTGGGAGTTCGGCTATGGCTATGTGGTGGGGCTGATGATCCTCAGCGCCGTCGGGCCCATGCTGTACTTCCGCAAGCGCGGCTGGCTCAAGTAA
- a CDS encoding 5'-methylthioadenosine/adenosylhomocysteine nucleosidase, producing the protein MALAILSALPEEQYGLQHLLTDARTVRRAGRDFTLGRLHGRSVVLGLTGIGKVAAATTATAVMEGFGAQQLLFTGVAGGVGAGVQVGDVVVAQQFLQHDMDVRPLFPRWQVPGYAAPTLACDAVLSAGLLAAAQACVAQAAAWNEPLLAGNVPRAHAGLVASGDQFIVSAAVSGQITADLQAAGHVPLAVEMEGAAIAQVCADYGVPFAAVRTISDRADDSAHVDFPAFVQAVASRYALQIVQHWVQLG; encoded by the coding sequence ATGGCCCTTGCCATCCTCAGCGCCCTGCCCGAAGAACAATATGGTCTGCAGCACCTGCTGACGGATGCCCGGACCGTGCGCCGCGCCGGACGGGATTTCACCCTGGGCCGGTTGCACGGCCGCAGCGTGGTGCTGGGGCTGACCGGCATCGGCAAGGTGGCCGCAGCCACCACGGCCACGGCCGTGATGGAAGGCTTTGGCGCCCAGCAGCTGCTGTTCACCGGCGTGGCCGGTGGGGTGGGGGCGGGCGTGCAGGTGGGCGATGTGGTGGTGGCCCAGCAGTTTCTGCAGCACGACATGGACGTGCGCCCGCTGTTCCCCCGCTGGCAGGTGCCCGGCTATGCGGCCCCCACGCTGGCCTGTGATGCGGTGCTGAGCGCCGGTTTGCTGGCGGCCGCACAGGCCTGTGTGGCGCAGGCGGCAGCGTGGAACGAGCCCTTGCTGGCCGGCAACGTGCCGCGCGCCCATGCGGGGCTGGTGGCCAGCGGTGACCAGTTTATCGTCTCGGCTGCGGTCTCCGGCCAGATCACGGCCGATCTGCAGGCCGCCGGCCATGTCCCCCTAGCGGTGGAGATGGAAGGTGCGGCCATTGCCCAGGTCTGCGCCGACTATGGCGTGCCGTTTGCCGCCGTCCGCACGATCTCCGACCGTGCGGACGACAGCGCCCATGTGGACTTCCCCGCCTTTGTGCAGGCCGTGGCCAGCCGCTACGCGCTGCAGATCGTGCAGCACTGGGTGCAGCTGGGGTGA
- a CDS encoding aspartate dehydrogenase, translating to MRIALVGCGAIGSEVLQRLPQLSGLQGLRVDWVLARQPRPDVVDWLAQHVPGAQLLQALPEDARPDLLVECAGHSAIATHVLPALRRGIPCLVVSVGALAAPGLVEELADAARQGGTRVQLLPGAIGAIDALAAAREGGLAQVTYTGTKPAAAWKGTPAETVCDLAALTAPFCFFQGSAREAAQQYPRNANVAATVALAGLGLDDTEVRLVADPQCSENRHQIAAQGAFGRLSLELAGQPLAANPKTSALTVFSVLRALRNAVAPLAI from the coding sequence ATGCGCATTGCCCTGGTGGGCTGCGGCGCCATCGGCAGTGAAGTGCTGCAGCGCCTGCCGCAGCTGTCCGGCCTGCAGGGCCTGCGGGTGGACTGGGTGCTGGCCCGCCAGCCGCGTCCCGACGTGGTGGACTGGCTGGCGCAGCATGTGCCCGGCGCCCAGCTGCTGCAGGCGCTGCCGGAGGATGCACGGCCCGATCTGCTGGTGGAATGTGCCGGCCACAGTGCCATTGCCACCCATGTGCTGCCGGCGCTGCGGCGTGGCATTCCCTGTCTGGTGGTGTCGGTCGGCGCGCTGGCGGCGCCCGGTCTGGTGGAAGAGCTGGCCGATGCGGCCCGGCAGGGGGGCACACGCGTGCAGCTGCTGCCCGGTGCCATCGGTGCCATCGACGCACTGGCCGCGGCCCGCGAAGGGGGGCTGGCGCAGGTGACCTACACCGGCACCAAACCGGCAGCGGCCTGGAAGGGCACGCCGGCCGAGACGGTGTGCGATCTGGCGGCGCTGACGGCACCGTTCTGTTTCTTCCAGGGCAGCGCGCGCGAGGCTGCGCAGCAGTACCCGCGCAATGCCAATGTGGCCGCCACCGTGGCCCTGGCCGGCCTGGGGCTGGACGACACCGAGGTCCGGCTGGTGGCCGATCCGCAGTGCAGCGAGAACCGGCACCAGATTGCCGCCCAGGGGGCGTTCGGGCGGTTGTCGCTGGAGCTGGCGGGCCAGCCGCTGGCGGCCAATCCCAAGACCTCGGCGCTGACGGTGTTCAGCGTGCTGCGGGCCTTGCGCAACGCCGTGGCACCACTGGCGATCTGA
- a CDS encoding long-chain-fatty-acid--CoA ligase has product MTTERPWLAAYPEGVPTDIDPSRYTSLVALMEQAFKAYADRTAYTYMGKNIPFGHVDRQSQAFAAYLQSLGLEKGDRVAIMMPNVPQYPVAVAAILRAGYVVVNVNPLYTARELEHQLKDSGAKAIVIIENFAHTLQQCIAQTPVQHVVLCSMGDELGLKGLLVNYVVRKVKKLVPPFQLPGAVGYKTAVAQGRSRRFVPVAVGSEDIAVLQYTGGTTGVSKGAVLLHRNIIANTLQCEAWFNPVLQDIRKTGEQVTSICALPLYHIFAFTVNMMLAMHTGGRNILIANPRDLKAVFKDLQGEVFHNFPAVNTLFNGLAHHPDFNSVDWSHLKVSVGGGMAVQGAVAKLWLEKTGCPIVEGYGLSETSPVVSCNPVTAKEFTGSIGVPKPSTYVKLVDEGGQTVTELGKTGEIAVKGPQVMAGYWQRPDETAKVTTADGYFLTGDIGVMDARGYFKIVDRKKDMVLVSGFNVYPNEVEDVVATCPGVLECAVVGVPDASSGEAVKLVVVRKDDSLTEARLREFCKENLTGYKRPKVIEFRTELPKTPVGKILRRELRDSTPAAAVAA; this is encoded by the coding sequence ATGACGACAGAGCGTCCATGGCTGGCAGCCTATCCCGAAGGCGTGCCAACAGATATCGACCCTTCGCGCTACACCTCGCTGGTGGCGCTGATGGAACAGGCCTTCAAGGCCTATGCCGATCGCACGGCCTACACCTATATGGGCAAGAACATTCCGTTCGGCCATGTGGACCGGCAAAGCCAGGCGTTTGCCGCCTACCTGCAGTCGCTGGGCCTGGAAAAGGGCGACCGCGTGGCCATCATGATGCCCAATGTGCCGCAGTACCCGGTGGCCGTGGCTGCCATTCTGCGCGCCGGCTATGTGGTGGTGAACGTCAACCCGCTCTACACCGCCCGCGAGCTGGAGCACCAGCTCAAGGACTCCGGCGCCAAGGCCATCGTCATCATCGAAAACTTCGCCCACACGCTGCAGCAGTGCATCGCCCAGACGCCGGTGCAGCATGTGGTGCTGTGCAGCATGGGCGATGAGCTGGGCCTCAAGGGCTTGCTGGTCAACTATGTGGTGCGCAAGGTCAAGAAGCTGGTGCCCCCGTTCCAGCTGCCCGGCGCCGTGGGCTACAAGACCGCCGTGGCCCAGGGCCGCAGCCGCCGCTTTGTGCCGGTGGCGGTGGGGTCCGAGGACATTGCCGTGCTGCAGTACACCGGCGGCACCACCGGCGTCAGCAAGGGTGCGGTGCTGCTGCATCGCAACATCATCGCCAATACGCTGCAGTGCGAAGCCTGGTTCAACCCGGTGCTGCAGGACATCCGCAAGACGGGCGAGCAGGTCACCAGCATCTGCGCGCTGCCGCTCTACCATATCTTCGCGTTCACGGTGAACATGATGCTGGCCATGCACACCGGCGGGCGCAACATCCTGATCGCCAATCCGCGCGACCTGAAAGCGGTGTTCAAGGACCTGCAGGGCGAGGTCTTCCACAACTTCCCGGCGGTGAACACCTTGTTCAACGGGCTGGCCCATCACCCGGACTTCAACAGCGTGGACTGGAGCCACCTGAAGGTCTCGGTCGGGGGCGGCATGGCCGTGCAGGGCGCTGTGGCCAAGCTGTGGCTGGAAAAGACCGGCTGCCCCATCGTCGAAGGCTATGGCCTGTCGGAAACCAGCCCCGTGGTCAGCTGCAACCCGGTTACGGCCAAGGAGTTCACCGGCAGCATCGGGGTGCCCAAGCCCAGCACCTATGTGAAGCTGGTGGACGAAGGCGGACAGACCGTCACCGAGCTGGGCAAGACCGGCGAGATCGCCGTCAAGGGCCCGCAGGTCATGGCCGGCTACTGGCAGCGTCCGGATGAAACCGCCAAGGTCACCACGGCAGATGGCTATTTCCTGACCGGCGACATCGGTGTGATGGACGCACGCGGCTACTTCAAGATCGTGGACCGCAAAAAGGACATGGTGCTGGTCAGCGGCTTCAACGTCTATCCCAACGAGGTGGAAGATGTGGTGGCCACCTGCCCCGGCGTGCTGGAGTGCGCGGTGGTGGGCGTGCCCGATGCCAGCTCCGGCGAAGCCGTGAAGCTGGTGGTGGTGCGCAAGGACGACAGCCTGACCGAGGCCCGGCTGCGCGAGTTCTGCAAGGAAAACCTGACCGGCTACAAGCGCCCCAAGGTGATCGAGTTCCGCACCGAACTGCCCAAGACCCCGGTGGGCAAGATCCTGCGCCGCGAGCTGCGCGACAGCACGCCGGCGGCTGCCGTCGCGGCCTGA
- the fba gene encoding class II fructose-bisphosphate aldolase (catalyzes the reversible aldol condensation of dihydroxyacetonephosphate and glyceraldehyde 3-phosphate in the Calvin cycle, glycolysis, and/or gluconeogenesis), which translates to MPLISMREMLDHAAENGYGIPAFNVNNLEQVQAVMSAADEVGAPVILQASAGARKYAGEPFIKHLIQAAAEQYPHIPLVMHQDHGTTPEICQGALNLGFGSVMMDGSLMSDGKTPSSFDYNVDVTQKVVAMAHQIGATVEGELGCLGNLETGDAGEEDGIGAVGKLDHSQMLTDPEEAAVFVKATQLDALAIAIGTSHGAYKFSRKPTGDILAISRVKEIHARIPNTHLVMHGSSSVPQELLAIINQYGGKMKETYGVPVEEIQEAIKYGVRKINIDTDIRLAMTGAVRKFLAENPDKFDAREWLKPAREAAKQVCKARYIEFGCEGQGAKIKGYSLEQMAKKYAAGDLAQLVK; encoded by the coding sequence ATGCCTTTGATCTCGATGCGCGAAATGCTCGACCATGCCGCTGAAAACGGCTATGGCATCCCCGCCTTCAACGTGAACAACCTGGAACAGGTCCAGGCCGTGATGTCGGCGGCTGACGAAGTCGGCGCGCCCGTGATCCTGCAAGCCAGCGCTGGCGCCCGCAAGTACGCCGGTGAGCCCTTCATCAAGCACCTGATCCAGGCCGCTGCCGAGCAGTACCCCCACATTCCCCTGGTGATGCACCAGGACCATGGCACCACCCCCGAAATCTGCCAGGGCGCGCTGAACCTGGGCTTCGGCTCGGTGATGATGGACGGCTCGCTGATGAGCGACGGCAAGACCCCCTCGTCCTTCGACTACAACGTCGACGTGACCCAGAAGGTGGTGGCCATGGCCCACCAGATCGGCGCCACCGTGGAAGGCGAGCTGGGCTGCCTGGGCAACCTGGAAACCGGCGACGCCGGTGAGGAAGACGGCATCGGCGCCGTCGGCAAGCTGGACCACAGCCAGATGCTGACCGACCCCGAGGAAGCAGCCGTGTTCGTGAAGGCCACCCAGCTGGATGCGCTGGCGATCGCCATCGGCACCAGCCACGGCGCCTACAAGTTCAGCCGCAAGCCCACAGGCGACATCCTGGCCATCAGCCGCGTCAAGGAAATCCACGCCCGCATCCCCAACACCCATCTGGTGATGCACGGCTCGTCGTCGGTGCCCCAGGAACTGCTGGCCATCATCAACCAGTACGGCGGCAAGATGAAGGAAACCTACGGCGTGCCCGTCGAGGAAATCCAGGAAGCCATCAAATACGGCGTGCGCAAGATCAACATCGACACCGACATCCGTCTGGCCATGACCGGCGCGGTGCGCAAGTTCCTGGCCGAGAACCCCGACAAGTTCGATGCCCGCGAATGGCTCAAGCCGGCCCGCGAAGCCGCCAAGCAGGTCTGCAAGGCCCGTTACATCGAGTTCGGCTGCGAAGGCCAAGGCGCCAAGATCAAGGGCTACAGCCTGGAACAGATGGCCAAGAAGTACGCCGCAGGCGATCTGGCCCAGCTGGTCAAGTAA
- the pyk gene encoding pyruvate kinase, whose protein sequence is MQVRRATKIVATLGPASSEPELLAQMIATGVNVVRLNFSHGTAQDHIDRATMVRAAAQRVGREVAIMADLQGPKIRVGKFAAGKVMLEAGQPFVLDAARAEPGDLSGVGLDYKELPRDVKSGDVLLLNDGLIVLTVDRVLGDAVYTTVTIGGELSNNKGINKQGGGLTAPALTAKDMEDIKTAMGLGADYVAVSFPKNATDMEMARQLCSVAAAGSGHRPGLIAKIERAEAIPQLEAILRVSDGIMVARGDLAVEVGNAAVPALQKKMIRMAREMDKVVITATQMMESMITNPVPTRAEVSDVANAVLDGTDAVMLSAETAAGKYPLETVRAMAEICAAAEAAEEPRKDSDFMDRQFRRIDQAIAIGALFTAHHLGAKAIVAMTESGSTALWMSRHRIHIPIYALTPKVATQRKMALFRNVRPLLMDTSADRDTALEQAENHLRMRNIVQSGDVYAITCGEPMGQPGGSNMLKICQVE, encoded by the coding sequence CTGCAGGTGCGCCGCGCCACCAAGATTGTTGCCACCCTGGGCCCCGCTTCCAGCGAACCGGAACTGCTGGCCCAGATGATTGCCACCGGCGTCAACGTGGTGCGCCTGAATTTCAGCCACGGCACGGCCCAGGACCATATCGACCGCGCCACCATGGTGCGTGCTGCCGCCCAGCGTGTGGGCCGGGAAGTGGCCATCATGGCCGACCTGCAGGGCCCCAAGATCCGCGTGGGCAAGTTTGCGGCCGGCAAGGTGATGCTGGAAGCCGGCCAGCCCTTTGTGCTGGACGCTGCACGCGCCGAGCCCGGCGATCTGAGCGGTGTGGGGCTGGACTACAAGGAGCTGCCGCGCGATGTGAAATCGGGCGATGTGCTGCTGCTCAACGACGGGCTGATCGTGCTGACCGTGGACCGGGTGCTGGGCGATGCGGTCTACACCACGGTCACCATCGGTGGCGAGCTGTCCAACAACAAGGGCATCAACAAGCAGGGCGGCGGGCTGACGGCGCCTGCACTGACGGCCAAGGACATGGAGGACATCAAGACCGCCATGGGCCTGGGGGCGGACTATGTGGCGGTGAGCTTTCCCAAGAATGCCACCGACATGGAAATGGCGCGCCAGCTGTGCAGCGTGGCGGCGGCAGGCAGCGGCCACCGCCCGGGGCTGATCGCCAAGATCGAACGCGCCGAAGCCATTCCCCAGCTGGAGGCCATCCTGCGCGTGTCCGACGGCATCATGGTGGCGCGCGGCGATCTGGCCGTGGAAGTGGGCAATGCCGCCGTGCCGGCGCTGCAGAAGAAAATGATCCGCATGGCGCGCGAGATGGACAAGGTGGTCATCACGGCAACCCAGATGATGGAGAGCATGATCACCAATCCGGTGCCCACGCGCGCCGAGGTCAGCGATGTGGCCAATGCCGTGCTGGACGGCACCGATGCGGTGATGCTCAGCGCCGAGACCGCCGCCGGCAAGTACCCGCTGGAGACCGTGCGTGCCATGGCCGAGATCTGCGCCGCCGCCGAGGCCGCCGAGGAGCCGCGCAAGGATTCGGACTTCATGGACCGCCAGTTCCGCCGCATCGACCAGGCGATCGCCATCGGCGCGCTGTTCACCGCCCACCACCTGGGTGCCAAGGCCATCGTGGCGATGACGGAAAGCGGCTCCACCGCGCTGTGGATGAGCCGCCACCGCATCCACATTCCCATCTATGCGCTGACCCCCAAGGTGGCCACGCAGCGCAAGATGGCGCTGTTCCGCAATGTGCGCCCGCTGCTGATGGACACCAGCGCCGACCGGGACACTGCCCTGGAGCAGGCGGAAAACCATTTGCGCATGCGCAACATCGTGCAAAGCGGGGATGTCTACGCCATCACCTGCGGCGAGCCCATGGGCCAGCCCGGCGGCAGCAACATGCTGAAGATCTGCCAGGTGGAGTGA